ATTGAGTACACTAGTAAGAGTATGAGTGTAAGAATATTGTAAGATATTTCAGTATAGTTTAATGTAGGAGTTCTttaatgtaagaaaaaaaacactgtTTTAGAGAATATATAatcttatataatttgttacGAGAATCTATGGAATACATATGCAAGGTGAGTCATGTGACGAAGTAATTATAATTATGCTTCTTGGTCAACTAAAATGCGGCCCTTAATCATATTCGTAGGCCAATCCAAGTAATTCAAAGTAATTATAGTGTTGTTTCTTACACCCACCTTCACAAAGCATAAGTAAACAAGTAAGCTATGAGAACACTTCTTTGATTAGAACACATGAAGAAGTCCGTAGAGTGATTAGAAAAAGGTCCCCCATTTCTTTCACTTTGACCCCTCTAAAACCCAAACAATACACAACCCCAATACGCAAACGACAATCAAGCTAAGGAAATGGCAATCGGACTCCTCACAACATGGTACTTATCTGTCCAACTAAACCATCCGAACTGGTACTGACCCTTTTCAGTCACATTCATCTTGTCCTTCCGTATCGTGACCATGATTTTAAACCGCTTCTTTTGACCAATCCGGTTGAATGACAACACACTCGGTTTAGCCTTAACAGAGACTCCCAATGGCGATCTAGCACTGAATATATATGTGCTTGTTGAGTTACCATTCCCAACATTTGTAACCGTTCTTTTAACAGTCACCGTCCTATTGAGATTTGGGATCGAAATTGATGGATAATTAAGGTTATAACCAGGGGGGATTTTACTTGGACATTTGAATGTCGGGTCAATATTGGTAAAACCAACTGAGCAACCGTAGAGAAGATAAGCTCGGTATGATGCATCATAAACTAAACCGGGATCAGCAGCTTTGGTAGGTCTGAAATGTCCTGACCCGAGTGCAAATGGATTTGCAGGTAAACCACTAATATCTTGGATCGGTTTCTTCTCATCATTGGTCATCCAAGCTATAACAGTTACAAGAAACACATTAAGTACATCTTAAAGACTATTGAACAAGAGTTGGGTTAGGTAAACAAAACCAGCCAAATAATCAAGTTCTTTTTTCTGTTTACCAGTGGTCATAAGAGCAGATCTTATAGCAGCACTACTCCACTTAGGATGAATAGCTTTAAGAAGAGCAATTGCACCAGAAACATGAGGACAAGACATGGAAGTTCCTGTGTAGATATTATAATCAGCAACTCTTTGATCTACCCAAAGTTTGCTCGGTGAATCAGCTCCGCTCCACGCAGCTAGTATATTCAGTCCTGGTGCAGTAATATCCGGctgtaaaaatagtaaaatatattaaaccgGTTTATTCGTTGTAGTTTTTTGTTTGCTCAAGTTAAAAGAACTTATAAAGTTACCTTTAGAATATTAGGATCTACCACATTCGGACCACGACTAGAAAACCCGGTCATTAAAGGAGCTGGCTGGTTTTTGTAAACAGTGGTCCCTGGTTTGATGAAAGCTATGGGGTTTTTATCGGTTTTGATATAGTCGAGAATTTTTTCGACCACGGTGGGGGTAACGGCAGCAGTGGCAACAAAGTGAGAGTCTGAAGGAATTTCATTGCCGTTAGCTAGAGAATTCCCCAGAATCATACCAACTCCTCCGGCTCGTTTTACTTCCATACCTTTACCAATTCTTGAACCTGCTCCTCTTAAACATAAAACCACTTTACCATTCACAAGCTCCGGTTTAAGTGAATTCGGTAAGCATTGCCttcaccaaagaaacaaaacccagcaaattaaaatagaaaaaccaAATAAGATTAACTATCAAACTTAATAAGAGAGCAAGTCTTACGATGTATTATTCAATGCAATACCGGGAACAGCCACATTAGCAGCATACACCAGAGGCGCAAATTTATCCATTTTAAATGCTGTTATCGACTCCGTCTAAATAACACAAAAGAAAACTATATGTTATACCAGTACCGTACAAAGGTTTTTGGAGGTTCGAAGCAagttcaaaaatacattttacatgatatcttttttaataatagttctatttaaattcaaattatataaaatacttttaatatatataacactaaaaagaTTTGAATTATTACATAAACGTTTTCTAAAATTTCTTCACCaaaatcttataaaaaaaaaattaaatcatgaTCAAAAGTATGAATTTgtaatataaaaacaaagataCAATTTTTTGACTGAAATGTTGGTATCTGTCAAAAAAGTAAATCTTAGcacttaaattaaatataataaactatatattcaaaatgttataattttttttatcaaattctcatacatatataaaataaatctaatttaTAGCATATAAAAAGAAGACCAATATGGATCAAATATTTACAGTTCTTTAGAAGTagaatctttatagttttatttaaaatagagCAAAAATGATCGCAAACCTAGTTATTCTAAACAGAAGTCaaattcaaaatcaattaaaaataaaaatctaactaagaaaatatgttaactaccatgtaaaaatatattttgtaattaggGGTCCTGAAATTTCTACAAATTTTGGGGGCTCTAGGCAAATGTCCTTTTAAAAAGCTCGTAAGCACGACTCTGTGTTATACAAAAGAATACCATATgcaataatgtatatatatataaatgacttTTTTAATTGTGGGGTAATATTACCTTGACTGTATATCCATTACCAAGTACCAGACCCCCAACGAAAGCTCGATCAAGAGTACTAGCTCCGACGGTAATAATCCATGGCGCTGGGTTCGACAAAGTCCCCGGTTTCGGCCCTGAGTTCCCCGCGCTAGCCGCAACTACGATATTTCTTTTAACCGCATGCAACGCTCCTATCGCGATTCCATCTTGGGAATATGGCAAAGGGTCCGTAGTCCCGATGGAGACGCTGATCACGTGAACCCCATCGCCGATCGCATCATCAATCGCGGcaagcatgtcttcttgtagaCATACGTTTCCGTCAACTTTTTCTTGGTTGGGCTTGGCCCAACAGGCTTTGTAGACGGCTAGACGAGCTAACGGTGCACCACCTGATGCCGAGCCCATGGCAAAACCACCGAGTGCGGATGCACCTTTGACTCTGCGGCCAACCGCGGTAGAGGCTGTGTGGGATCCATGTCCGTCGGGGTCTCGTGGAGACAAGAAGTCTCTGTTTGCTGTAACGTTGAACGCTCCGTAATATTTTTCGTACCCCTTCACGTAATACCTTGCTCCAATAATTTTCCTGTAATTAGTGAAAACGAAAACATGCAAAGTTGCAATTGTTAATTCTTTTGTGTGAAATCCAAATCactgtataattaaaatatttaaaaacaaaatatgacatACAACTACAACCAAACCgggatatatataaaaaagtagtagataaataaatgtttttataagtaGTATTTACTATGCACAAGCACACAAATAGTGAATCCTTGAACAAGTAATATATGAAtgatatgttaaaaatatagaCATGTAAACCCGGGAACACATTGATATTGTAAACATTAGATATGATTATAAAGCAAACAAGGGAGAAGTCACGGGTGTCCAAGATTATCTAGAAAGAATCAAATAAGTTTTTGTCCCTTACATATATTACCAAAGTTTGTTATAAAAGAACCAGAGCTTATCTAGATACCAAAGTTTCAATTTCATGTATCAAAATAGCCAATATATATGTCTTTTTATTTGTACGATTTTATGGCAGTCTTACATAAGTGAACAGTAAGACTTTGCAGAGTaaatatttctaataatttatttttataatatatacatatatttatgttaCATATTATTTAAGATAATAAAGTAAGAATAGAGACTCGTGAACGTTGTCGCAGAAGCTTAAAAGTTGGGATCAATTATAGCAACCGAACAAAACACTGAGACAGCGACCTAATGTTTTGGACAGTGCAAGTCACAAAACTATACCTTCTATGGGAAATGTTGCTATATcttgaaaaaaggaaaaatgcaTGTTGTAATAAAATGGAATCCTAAaccctttatcaaaaaaaaatggaatcctTACATATACCTTAATtgtaaaatattgaaataattcattttaaacaatttatttgGTGATTAGATTTGCAGTATTGCAGAATGGTTTGtataattaaaacaataaattatgTTGAATGATGTATTGTTCTTAATGTCTCTTAGATTTCACCATTTTTTTACTGATGATTCTATTAAGAATATATCAACCTGactaatttaagaaaatattcgtCTACTTTATTGCATGGGTGGAACGACGATGCTATTATGCCAATTATACGTactgtttttataattatatataactgaAAAATCGTGAAATAGTTTCAGGATTCTACATTTCAAAGCTCACCAGTCGTCACAACTAACATCATTATTCACAAACATACATGATTTTCATATGCACAGGACCTTGATGATCAATACGgaacaatacatcacatcataTATAGAAAGAAGTTTCTCGCACTGAGCATATGGTTCATTGGATCTTTGCTAAAGAACCAAAGATGATATGGAcgtgtaatattttattaatacatttctaattcttttttttttggtgtaatacATTTCTAATTCTTGCCAAAAAgatttgcctttttttttgtttttacatattTGGATTTTTGGGGTTTAAATATTTGACTAATTCAAGTCATAGAACTAGATATAAATTGCCACGTATGTGTATCTATACTCTACAGTCTGTATAATAGATATACAGATGCCAACATCCTTTGTATCTCAAAAGAACTACATCTATTTGTTTGACAGTCAAAATAAAGAAACTACATATATGTAGCTAAAGTAAAATTGAGTGAATATTTAAAACGATCAATAATTTAGTTAagatattttttctaattttgtcacgaaataatattttacttataaTCAAAGTGAAGATATTTATATTTGCTTAGAGAAATTGGAGAAATTATCTTACCGGTTGCAGTGAGAAGAGTTAAAGGCAATTCCGGTTTGGCAGATTCCTTTCCATGATTCTGGAACGGGTCCCATTCCTTTGTCACTGAAACTCTTTGATTCCGGCCAGACCCcttttatttttccaaaataaatatgagaaaagaaaaacacattaTTCTCCGATTATATCTCAACAAGTTGGCAATGATGGATTAATAATAtggtttaaatattataatgatATGAAACCAAAAGatgtaagaaaataaattagaattttCCTTGAATCTTGAATTTCTTGATCATAACGCAACTCTTTATGTTCTAGTCACGTAAAGATTCAAATATCAACGTTGGAGTTAGGTCCAGTTAAGTTTTGTATACGTTTTCCATCAAAATGAAAACAGTGATTATTCTCAtaattcaataaatatattaatctaaATATCGAAAACCCATCTTATGGCTGTTATCTCGGCGCCTACATCCGTATGTGCGTGCGTGAAGAAACAGGAGACAAAAGCAAAAATACAAAGCAAGGATATAACACAAACAAAGGTTCACATGAATTTGATTCTTTACCATTCATTTTATCCTAAAATCGTTAACGGGAAAACTGAAAATATCTATAAACCATAACGTGTTAATTTAATTAAGTCAATAATTATGCTTTTTAGTTCGTTTTGCAAATGACAATTGATTATGATACTATCTTATCAGAAATAACAAGTAAAGAATATATTAACGGAAATGGTCTCGCTTTTCTTTGCTAAAATAAAATACTGACAGCTTAAAAAGAAacctattttcatattttgtaactaacagaaaataataatattctaaatattCAGTAGAGACAGCTTAACTTACCACTGTCGAGGACACCGACGATGATTCCATCTCCATGTTTTGCCTGCTTCAAGAACTTTCTTCCAACGCGAAACCGATCGTCAACATCGTTTTTGGGGCGTTGAACCTCATCTCCATCGGTTTCCTCCTCCTCCAGTCCTACAAACTCCCATGACCGTGTAGTATGCGTTTCATATTTTCTTGGGTGGCTCTCGATTACGGAAATAACCTCTTCCAGTTCtgatataaaaaatacataaaagtcAACAAATTTGAGTTTGAATGAATACCATTTTCCAATCATAGCAAAATagtatttgttttcttcttactTTCTAGTTTAGAGGCTTCATCAGGAGTTAGCTCAGCTGCAAAGCCATTGATGCTATGTTTGTAGCTATACAATAGCGATGATTTGGCTCCTTCTTCGGATTCTTTAACCGAATGAAGATAAGATTGATGGTGTTCTTCAATTTCGTGTAAAGCTTTATCACCTTTATGTTCTCCAAAATAGACTATATACACCTACAAGTAAACCCCAAAAACTATCAATATATTTAATAGAAATGTGAGAGGAATTGATCAAGAAAATACTTGAAATTTGAACCCAATATGTTAGCATGGATATTTGGAATCCAGAATCACTGCAAATTAAAGTTTGGACTGTAGAATGATTAATTTAACGtttataatagaaaattaataaGAACCTGTTTTTGTTCAGAGCAAGAAGCTAAGAGGGGGACAAGAAAGAGGAGAGGGACGAGAGAAGTTAGCTTCATGGCCTTGAACCTTTTTTTGGTGGAATGTTGTAGACCTAATGGTTTATAGGGGGTTGATAGCCTATTTATACAAGACAAAGAGCAGCAAGTTTCAAAACTCTAAGAAAATCATGTAAAGAAAAAGTTAGAAGATAACAATTTTAACTAACCGTGGTAATCTAATGGTTGAAAATTCACCATATCTGTCGAAGTCAAGGATAAGTCTTACTCATTGAAACTCCATGTTGGGCCTGTTGGCCActaaaaatgtttcaaatggTTAGGAAACTCACTTTTTACTTGTTAAAATTAGTTGGTTCCAATATagtaatcaaaataattaatggatttgaaaatttgTTCATCACAtttcttaaaagaaaataagatcAAAAACTTTTCTTAAAACATAACAATGTGAATTTAACTACGTTAATGTAAAActacatctatatatatatataattttttttttctctttttacgGCAAGTGGCAGATGGTTTGATGACAAGTGttattcatgtatttttttttttacattttaagtgTTTTTTCCTTTAAACTATTTCAGTTTGCCCAAGTACTTTCAATATGTGTACCATCTAATCATTTTCGCACTAAACATTATTGTATGaagtttgataatatatatatatatatatatatataaagttagttTTTTCTCTATTTATGATAAGTGACAGGGGGTTTGATGACACATGCtccatatattttttacatgatCTAAACTTAAAACTTCCATAATAactgagataaaaaaaatcacagtaacactaactcaataaaggttTAGAGCTGAAAAGAGATCAACAAACAAGACTAACTTACCTCATCTTACCATAGATATTTTGGCTAGAACaaacagatgacaaaaaaatataaaatatgggACAAAGCATTCCCCCGAACACAAAGGAGCGCAATCAAACACCAACGCAAAAAGCCAAAAATGGGTCAGAGAAAGAACCAAAGTTCTAAAAGACTAACTCTGCGCACTTACACCAAGGGACGCAAGAGAGAAGATAAACAACATGAGGGAGCGAGAATGGAAGCCAACCACCGGTAACAAGTATTATTATATACACAAAACAttatagaaagaaaaaacacataatatattagcATATTACCTACTAAAACACCAAATAATACTCTTCATAAATAAAAACTGACCACAAAAAATCATGTTCcttccgttcctaaaagatgtatgttctggaaaaaaaattgtttcaaaacgatacattttttacctttttaatgtatgattttatgaaaaattgtaagtttcgaaaaaattaatggtgtttattgaatttctattggctaaaaattatgaaaaattgttattcacaaaaaacaatgcatatttaatgagttttcttaatataagtgaaaagtctagaatatgcatcttttaaaacagagggaatatttaacaaca
The nucleotide sequence above comes from Brassica napus cultivar Da-Ae chromosome A9, Da-Ae, whole genome shotgun sequence. Encoded proteins:
- the LOC106366747 gene encoding subtilisin-like protease SBT5.6, producing MKLTSLVPLLFLVPLLASCSEQKQVYIVYFGEHKGDKALHEIEEHHQSYLHSVKESEEGAKSSLLYSYKHSINGFAAELTPDEASKLEKLEEVISVIESHPRKYETHTTRSWEFVGLEEEETDGDEVQRPKNDVDDRFRVGRKFLKQAKHGDGIIVGVLDSGVWPESKSFSDKGMGPVPESWKGICQTGIAFNSSHCNRKIIGARYYVKGYEKYYGAFNVTANRDFLSPRDPDGHGSHTASTAVGRRVKGASALGGFAMGSASGGAPLARLAVYKACWAKPNQEKVDGNVCLQEDMLAAIDDAIGDGVHVISVSIGTTDPLPYSQDGIAIGALHAVKRNIVVAASAGNSGPKPGTLSNPAPWIITVGASTLDRAFVGGLVLGNGYTVKTESITAFKMDKFAPLVYAANVAVPGIALNNTSQCLPNSLKPELVNGKVVLCLRGAGSRIGKGMEVKRAGGVGMILGNSLANGNEIPSDSHFVATAAVTPTVVEKILDYIKTDKNPIAFIKPGTTVYKNQPAPLMTGFSSRGPNVVDPNILKPDITAPGLNILAAWSGADSPSKLWVDQRVADYNIYTGTSMSCPHVSGAIALLKAIHPKWSSAAIRSALMTTAWMTNDEKKPIQDISGLPANPFALGSGHFRPTKAADPGLVYDASYRAYLLYGCSVGFTNIDPTFKCPSKIPPGYNLNYPSISIPNLNRTVTVKRTVTNVGNGNSTSTYIFSARSPLGVSVKAKPSVLSFNRIGQKKRFKIMVTIRKDKMNVTEKGQYQFGWFSWTDKYHVVRSPIAISLA